In Arcobacter sp. F2176, the following are encoded in one genomic region:
- a CDS encoding methionine ABC transporter ATP-binding protein, whose product MISIKNLNKYFGDTQVLNNISIDIKKGEIFAIVGHSGAGKSTLMRCINGLEDYSDGSLQVNGKEIKELGKEELRAFRKNIGMIFQHFSLIQRKTVFENVALPMQLWGYTKDEIAKKVKDLLALVGLDEKLDSYPSELSGGQKQRVAIARALTLDPDVLLSDEATSALDPNTTTSILNLLKEINDKLNITIVLVTHEMEVVKQIAQRALLLEHGNIIGFDDTEELFLKPDEQMKHFLGETEVVPNEGVNIKIYFPKDNVFQSFITKMARELDMDFDIVWGKLEEINTHIVGNMVINIKDEQKDSVINYLKEHDIIWEVL is encoded by the coding sequence ATGATAAGTATAAAAAACTTGAATAAATACTTTGGTGATACACAAGTTTTAAATAATATTTCAATTGATATAAAAAAAGGTGAGATTTTTGCTATCGTAGGGCATAGTGGTGCTGGAAAATCTACTTTAATGAGATGTATAAATGGACTTGAAGATTATAGTGATGGTTCATTGCAAGTAAATGGTAAAGAGATAAAAGAGTTAGGGAAAGAAGAGTTAAGAGCATTTCGAAAAAATATTGGAATGATATTTCAACACTTTTCACTAATTCAGCGAAAAACTGTATTTGAAAATGTGGCTTTACCAATGCAACTTTGGGGATATACTAAAGATGAAATAGCAAAAAAAGTAAAAGATTTATTAGCCCTTGTAGGCTTAGATGAAAAGCTTGATTCTTATCCAAGTGAATTAAGTGGTGGTCAAAAACAGCGAGTCGCTATTGCTAGGGCTTTGACTTTAGACCCTGATGTTTTACTTTCAGATGAAGCAACATCAGCACTTGACCCAAATACTACTACATCGATTTTGAATTTATTAAAAGAGATTAATGATAAACTAAATATCACAATAGTACTTGTAACACATGAAATGGAAGTTGTGAAACAAATAGCTCAAAGGGCTTTATTATTAGAGCATGGTAATATTATAGGTTTTGATGATACAGAAGAGCTATTTTTAAAACCAGATGAACAGATGAAGCACTTCTTAGGTGAAACGGAAGTTGTACCTAATGAAGGGGTAAATATAAAAATATATTTCCCAAAAGACAATGTCTTTCAATCCTTTATTACAAAGATGGCAAGAGAGCTAGATATGGATTTTGATATTGTTTGGGGAAAACTTGAAGAGATAAACACTCATATTGTGGGTAACATGGTTATAAATATAAAAGATGAACAAAAAGATTCAGTAATCAATTATCTAAAAGAGCATGATATTATTTGGGAGGTATTATAA
- a CDS encoding DGQHR domain-containing protein has product MKKEEKEMDNQAQFIEFTCIKMEQPIGECFIASINHSDLLKITYSDQRRIDQEKSEFDTYLGIQRPLSPKRVKEIKEYVTTKDACFPTGIILAINSKTVEYDEKNNRMKLLAYLPQGRISEDEITFENIAKILDGQHRIAGLSDLSDEKTFQINVTIFIDIDIAEQAQIFSTVNLAQTKVNKSLVYDLSELAKHKSPQKCCHNIAVTLNNIEDSPLFHRIKRLGVATEGRFNETITQSAFVGSFIKYISKNESQQMEDRDLYMKNKIPEKTKDKDKDKLIFRNLFIDNMEMDITDIIWDYYTAVKERWPEAWNNFETGYILSRSNGFMAHARFLRDAYNRIEKLIPNKNDFTTILKNIDILDSEFHVDNYKPGATGEKRLYDDLCTGYCHNRSKR; this is encoded by the coding sequence ATGAAGAAAGAAGAAAAAGAAATGGATAATCAAGCACAATTTATAGAATTTACGTGTATTAAAATGGAACAACCAATAGGTGAATGTTTTATTGCATCAATTAATCATTCTGACCTACTAAAAATTACTTATAGTGATCAAAGAAGAATTGATCAAGAAAAAAGTGAATTCGATACATACTTAGGAATTCAAAGACCATTAAGTCCTAAAAGAGTTAAAGAAATAAAAGAATATGTTACTACAAAAGATGCTTGTTTTCCAACAGGAATTATTTTAGCAATTAATAGTAAAACTGTAGAATATGATGAAAAAAACAATCGTATGAAATTATTAGCATATTTGCCACAAGGTAGAATTAGTGAAGATGAAATAACTTTTGAGAATATAGCAAAAATTTTAGATGGACAACATAGAATTGCTGGATTAAGTGACCTTTCAGATGAAAAAACATTTCAAATTAATGTAACAATTTTTATAGATATAGATATTGCAGAACAAGCACAAATATTTTCTACAGTAAACTTAGCACAAACAAAAGTAAATAAAAGTTTAGTATATGATTTATCAGAACTAGCAAAACATAAAAGTCCTCAAAAATGTTGTCATAATATAGCAGTAACTCTTAATAATATTGAAGATAGTCCACTATTCCATAGAATTAAAAGATTAGGGGTTGCAACTGAAGGTAGATTTAACGAAACAATCACACAATCTGCATTTGTAGGCTCTTTTATAAAATATATTTCAAAAAATGAATCTCAACAAATGGAAGATAGAGATTTATATATGAAAAATAAAATACCTGAAAAAACAAAGGATAAAGACAAAGATAAACTTATATTTAGAAATCTATTTATAGACAATATGGAAATGGATATAACTGACATAATTTGGGATTATTACACTGCAGTTAAAGAAAGGTGGCCTGAAGCTTGGAATAATTTTGAGACAGGATACATTTTAAGCCGTTCAAATGGATTTATGGCTCATGCAAGATTCCTAAGAGATGCTTATAATAGAATTGAAAAATTAATTCCCAATAAAAATGACTTTACTACAATTTTAAAAAATATTGATATTTTAGATAGTGAATTTCATGTAGATAATTATAAGCCTGGAGCAACAGGTGAAAAACGACTATATGATGATTTATGCACTGGATATTGTCATAATAGAAGCAAAAGATAA
- a CDS encoding DNA polymerase III subunit gamma/tau, whose amino-acid sequence MSENQNSQKRVLALKYRPKRFEDLVGQGTVSQTLSLALDSNRLSHAYLFSGLRGSGKTSTARIMAKALLCSNGPTSKPCEVCENCVSANTNRHLDIIEMDAASNRGIDDIKDLIEHTKYKPSSARFKVFIIDEVHMLTTQAFNALLKTLEEPPGFVKFILATTDPLKLPATILSRTQHFRFKKISQKDVMNHLTHILNEEEIEFETEALEIVSRSGQGSLRDTLTLLDQAIIFAKGKVTTTAVVDMLGLIDPEFLDKLFDVILSCGDITPIVETLEEYEAGSVCDEMTIYLKNKMLYGKDPKFNIFLYDRFFRILGDAKHLLSLNSDPTFVLILTLSKMSEATNLKTIDELIDEVQASPIKETLSQTNANKMTSAVNEKVVMQHAKEELPNEINKPEIQVPIAKEILETPQEQIVQDIKEEQALVEKPQEVVDPNVELYSELTKKVYERNHDLGECFEKNFIFESFENNILNIVSYAQDDDRKFLYKYFGIIKTFAKDVFGVNIDLDFKKGEIPEQKKNDVIPKKVEINTNDISEEDVTLNYENEEEQEEISSMVEDVEMGAGCVGSMHDTVDPKPSQRELQMEDLLNSSMLNKAKELFDIKKITVKTKI is encoded by the coding sequence ATGAGTGAGAACCAAAATTCACAAAAGAGAGTTTTAGCCTTAAAATATAGACCAAAGAGATTTGAAGATTTAGTTGGTCAAGGAACAGTTTCTCAAACACTATCATTAGCGTTAGACTCAAATAGATTATCACATGCATATTTATTTTCAGGGCTTAGAGGTAGTGGAAAAACTTCGACTGCAAGAATTATGGCAAAAGCTTTGTTGTGTTCAAATGGTCCTACTTCAAAACCTTGTGAAGTATGTGAGAACTGTGTGAGTGCAAATACTAATCGTCACTTAGATATTATAGAAATGGATGCTGCTAGTAATAGGGGTATTGATGATATTAAAGATTTAATTGAACATACAAAATATAAACCAAGCAGTGCTAGATTTAAAGTGTTTATAATCGATGAGGTTCATATGCTTACAACTCAAGCATTTAATGCTCTTTTAAAAACACTTGAAGAACCTCCAGGATTTGTAAAATTTATTTTAGCTACAACTGATCCTTTAAAATTACCTGCAACAATTTTAAGTAGAACTCAACACTTTAGATTTAAAAAAATATCTCAAAAAGATGTAATGAATCACTTAACTCATATTTTAAATGAAGAAGAAATAGAGTTTGAAACAGAAGCTTTAGAAATTGTTTCAAGAAGTGGGCAAGGAAGTTTAAGAGATACTCTTACTTTACTTGATCAAGCAATTATTTTTGCAAAAGGAAAAGTTACTACAACAGCTGTTGTTGATATGTTAGGACTTATTGACCCAGAGTTCTTAGATAAACTTTTTGATGTGATTTTATCTTGTGGAGATATAACTCCTATAGTTGAAACACTTGAAGAATATGAAGCTGGTTCTGTTTGTGATGAGATGACAATTTATCTAAAAAATAAAATGTTATACGGAAAAGACCCAAAATTTAATATCTTTTTATATGATAGATTTTTTAGAATCTTAGGGGATGCAAAACATCTTTTATCACTAAATTCTGATCCCACATTTGTATTGATATTAACATTATCTAAAATGAGTGAAGCTACAAATTTAAAAACAATTGATGAATTAATAGATGAGGTTCAAGCTTCACCAATAAAAGAAACATTGTCTCAAACAAATGCAAATAAAATGACAAGTGCAGTTAATGAAAAAGTGGTAATGCAACATGCAAAAGAAGAATTACCAAATGAAATAAATAAACCAGAAATACAAGTACCAATAGCAAAAGAAATTTTAGAAACACCCCAAGAGCAAATTGTACAAGATATAAAAGAAGAGCAAGCATTAGTTGAAAAACCACAAGAAGTTGTAGACCCAAATGTTGAGTTATACAGTGAACTTACGAAAAAAGTTTATGAGAGAAATCATGACTTGGGAGAGTGTTTTGAAAAAAACTTTATTTTTGAAAGTTTTGAAAACAATATTTTAAATATAGTATCTTATGCCCAAGATGATGATAGAAAATTTTTATATAAATATTTTGGTATCATCAAAACCTTTGCAAAAGATGTCTTTGGTGTAAATATTGATTTAGATTTTAAAAAAGGTGAAATTCCAGAGCAAAAAAAAAATGATGTAATTCCCAAAAAAGTAGAAATAAATACAAATGACATAAGCGAAGAAGATGTTACTTTAAACTATGAAAATGAGGAAGAACAAGAAGAAATAAGCTCAATGGTAGAAGATGTGGAAATGGGTGCAGGTTGTGTTG
- the murI gene encoding glutamate racemase: MKVGVFDSGIGGLTVVKAITEVLKGAEIFYIADTKFAPYGEKSKEQILKHSFDIANYLVKTHNIDALVVACNTATSAAIKELREHFPNLIVIGTEPGIKPAISLSKNGKIGILATPATLKGEKYQLLVDKLSTSSSNITLHEQACPGLVQQIENGDIETEKTFEMLQNWLKPMREEGVDTIVLGCTHYPLVGNVIKKIMGENTNLIETGYAIANRLKDLSKNCGHFNDGVLKVNVYFTSEINETMISKILNSWNNGGKIVVRNINE; the protein is encoded by the coding sequence TTGAAAGTAGGCGTATTTGATTCTGGAATTGGTGGTTTAACAGTGGTTAAAGCCATAACAGAAGTACTAAAAGGTGCTGAGATTTTTTATATTGCAGATACAAAGTTTGCACCATATGGAGAAAAATCAAAAGAGCAGATATTAAAACATAGTTTTGATATTGCAAATTATTTAGTTAAAACACACAATATTGATGCTTTAGTTGTTGCTTGTAATACTGCAACTTCAGCTGCAATCAAAGAGTTAAGAGAACACTTTCCAAATCTTATAGTCATAGGAACAGAGCCTGGAATAAAACCAGCAATTTCTTTAAGTAAAAATGGGAAAATAGGAATTTTAGCAACACCTGCAACTTTAAAGGGTGAAAAGTATCAATTACTTGTTGATAAGCTTTCAACTTCAAGTTCAAATATTACTTTACATGAACAAGCTTGTCCGGGTTTGGTTCAGCAAATTGAAAATGGTGATATTGAGACTGAAAAGACCTTTGAGATGTTGCAAAATTGGTTAAAGCCTATGAGAGAAGAGGGTGTTGATACTATAGTTTTAGGATGTACTCATTATCCTTTAGTTGGAAATGTAATAAAAAAAATAATGGGTGAAAATACAAATCTAATAGAAACAGGTTATGCTATAGCAAATAGATTAAAAGATTTATCTAAAAATTGTGGACATTTTAATGATGGTGTATTGAAAGTAAATGTATACTTCACTTCAGAAATAAATGAGACAATGATAAGTAAAATATTAAATTCATGGAATAATGGTGGGAAAATAGTGGTAAGGAATATAAATGAGTGA
- a CDS encoding MetQ/NlpA family ABC transporter substrate-binding protein, giving the protein MIKNILKFALLGAVVFGFVACTDSKEEKVEKKTVIKVGATPVPHAEILEFAKPLLKAKGYDLQIVEFTDYVTPNVAVDEGELDANFFQHLPYLKEFNKNKNTHLVKTVNVHLEPMGIYSKKIKSLDDLEDGATIAVPNDPTNESRALDMLVEQGLLTFNDVDFKTVVDIKTNPKNLKIKEIDAPQLPRVLDEVDAAIINTNYALPAGLNPIQDALVLESIDSPYANIVVVKEGNENKPYIKALDEVLNSKEVKKFITDKYKGSIIPAF; this is encoded by the coding sequence ATGATTAAAAATATTTTAAAATTTGCACTTTTGGGTGCTGTTGTATTTGGATTTGTAGCTTGTACAGATTCTAAAGAAGAAAAAGTAGAGAAAAAAACAGTTATTAAAGTTGGAGCTACTCCTGTACCTCATGCTGAGATTTTAGAGTTTGCTAAACCATTATTAAAAGCAAAAGGTTATGATTTACAAATTGTTGAATTTACTGATTATGTAACTCCTAATGTGGCAGTTGATGAGGGAGAATTAGATGCAAACTTTTTCCAACATTTACCATACTTAAAAGAGTTTAACAAAAATAAAAATACTCACCTAGTAAAAACAGTAAATGTACACTTAGAGCCAATGGGAATATATTCTAAAAAAATCAAATCTTTAGATGATTTAGAAGATGGTGCAACAATTGCAGTTCCAAATGACCCTACAAATGAAAGTAGAGCTTTAGATATGTTAGTAGAACAAGGTTTATTAACATTTAATGATGTAGATTTCAAAACTGTAGTTGATATCAAAACAAATCCAAAAAATCTTAAAATCAAAGAGATAGATGCTCCACAATTACCAAGAGTACTTGATGAAGTTGATGCAGCGATTATCAATACAAACTACGCTTTACCAGCTGGGTTAAACCCAATTCAAGATGCATTAGTACTTGAATCAATAGATTCTCCATATGCAAATATTGTAGTTGTAAAAGAGGGTAATGAAAACAAACCTTATATTAAAGCTTTAGATGAAGTTTTAAATTCAAAAGAAGTTAAAAAATTCATTACTGATAAATATAAAGGTTCTATAATTCCTGCATTTTAA
- a CDS encoding methionine ABC transporter permease: MTEILLPALAETIYMSLVSTFFAIVIGFILAIILILTSSGGLRENQKIYSILDVIINTLRSFPFIILMIVLFPLTKFLIGKSIGTTAAIIPLTIGAAPFIARLIESALKEVDTGVVEAAKSFGASDWQIIFKVMCVEALPSIISAITLTLITVIGFSAMAGAVGGGGLGDVAIKYGYYRFQSDTMIYTVIVLIALVQGVQSLGDYLYKITKK, translated from the coding sequence ATGACTGAGATTTTATTACCAGCCTTAGCAGAGACTATTTATATGTCTTTAGTATCTACTTTTTTTGCAATTGTTATTGGCTTTATTTTAGCTATTATTTTAATCTTGACTTCAAGTGGTGGATTAAGAGAAAATCAAAAAATATATTCAATCTTAGATGTGATTATAAATACTTTGCGATCTTTTCCTTTCATTATTTTGATGATTGTACTTTTTCCCTTGACAAAGTTTTTGATAGGGAAAAGTATCGGTACCACAGCTGCAATTATACCTTTGACAATAGGTGCTGCTCCTTTTATCGCAAGATTGATTGAGAGTGCTTTAAAAGAGGTTGATACAGGTGTTGTAGAAGCTGCAAAATCATTTGGTGCAAGTGATTGGCAAATAATATTTAAAGTCATGTGCGTAGAAGCTTTGCCTTCAATAATCTCAGCTATTACTCTAACTTTAATTACAGTAATAGGATTTTCTGCAATGGCTGGGGCTGTTGGTGGTGGAGGATTGGGTGATGTTGCCATAAAATATGGTTATTATAGGTTCCAAAGTGATACTATGATTTATACAGTTATTGTACTTATTGCCTTAGTTCAAGGTGTTCAAAGTTTGGGCGATTATTTATATAAAATTACAAAAAAATAA
- a CDS encoding Dam family site-specific DNA-(adenine-N6)-methyltransferase, protein MKLTNEQITCKPFLRWAGGKRWLLKNINSFLPNEFNQYHEPFIGGGAIFFHLQHKNSFISDLNTELIETYQSIKNEIEEVIEHLKTFKNTKEEYYKIRKQNFQSSAKRSARFIYLNQTSFNGIYRVNLSGQYNVPYGYRENYSFDHSNLRQVSQALQNTNISSHDFYDTINNVQKNDLVFLDPPYTVTHNNNGFVQYNQKIFSIEAQYKLAQMINEIREIGAYYILTNAAHPKVKEIFDNGDKMIEISRASLIGGKNAKRGKYEELIITNGLKL, encoded by the coding sequence TTGAAACTTACTAATGAGCAAATAACTTGTAAACCTTTTTTAAGGTGGGCAGGAGGTAAAAGATGGTTATTAAAAAATATCAATTCCTTTCTACCTAATGAATTCAACCAATACCATGAACCTTTCATAGGTGGTGGTGCCATATTTTTTCATTTGCAACATAAAAATTCTTTTATCTCTGATCTAAACACTGAGTTAATAGAAACATATCAAAGTATTAAAAATGAGATTGAAGAAGTTATTGAGCATTTAAAAACATTTAAGAATACTAAAGAAGAATACTATAAAATTAGAAAACAAAATTTCCAAAGTTCTGCAAAAAGATCAGCAAGATTCATCTATTTAAATCAAACTTCATTTAATGGTATTTATCGAGTTAATCTAAGTGGACAATATAATGTTCCTTATGGATATAGGGAAAACTATTCATTTGATCACAGTAATCTAAGACAAGTAAGTCAAGCATTACAAAATACAAATATTTCATCACATGATTTTTATGACACAATAAATAATGTACAAAAAAACGATTTAGTATTTTTAGATCCTCCATATACTGTAACTCACAATAATAACGGCTTCGTTCAATATAATCAAAAAATATTTTCAATTGAAGCACAATATAAATTAGCACAGATGATTAATGAAATAAGAGAAATAGGTGCATATTACATTTTAACAAATGCAGCACATCCTAAAGTAAAAGAAATTTTTGACAATGGAGATAAAATGATTGAAATATCAAGGGCAAGTTTAATTGGTGGTAAAAATGCTAAACGTGGAAAGTATGAAGAATTAATTATAACGAATGGATTAAAATTATGA
- a CDS encoding uracil-DNA glycosylase family protein, with the protein MFKHFHPYEPFLNHSTEKIIVGTLPPPRFCTNEFKEKDVNFCYGSKDNLLWQAWNKIFNLNLAFENTKEEINKRKKFLLKHKIGICDIVESCKREKIDASDIGMSEIILRDILGYVKEHKNIQTLIFTGGLCKNSPEYFFRQVLKKQNISLEIISEKLPKKHQFKYENRIIKTISLTSPSNAANRSIGANAYYKKMKKENPSYTTFDFRVEQYEKVFK; encoded by the coding sequence TTGTTTAAGCATTTTCACCCATATGAACCATTTTTAAATCATAGCACAGAAAAAATCATAGTAGGAACTCTACCACCTCCAAGATTTTGTACAAATGAATTCAAAGAAAAAGATGTAAATTTTTGTTATGGTTCAAAGGATAACTTACTTTGGCAAGCATGGAATAAAATCTTCAATCTAAACTTAGCCTTTGAAAATACAAAAGAAGAGATAAATAAAAGAAAAAAGTTTTTACTAAAACATAAAATAGGTATTTGCGATATTGTAGAGTCTTGTAAAAGAGAAAAAATAGATGCAAGTGATATTGGTATGAGTGAAATAATCTTAAGAGATATTTTAGGCTATGTAAAAGAGCATAAAAATATCCAAACTCTAATCTTCACAGGAGGATTGTGCAAAAACTCCCCAGAATATTTTTTTAGACAAGTCCTAAAAAAACAAAATATAAGCCTAGAAATAATCTCAGAAAAACTACCAAAAAAACATCAATTTAAATATGAAAATAGAATTATCAAAACCATAAGCCTAACTTCCCCATCAAACGCAGCAAACAGAAGTATAGGAGCAAATGCATATTATAAAAAGATGAAAAAAGAAAATCCAAGCTACACAACTTTTGATTTTAGAGTTGAGCAGTATGAAAAAGTTTTTAAATAA